The proteins below are encoded in one region of Tsuneonella sp. CC-YZS046:
- the glnA gene encoding type I glutamate--ammonia ligase, whose translation MASAKDVLKRIKDEEIEWVDVRFTDPRGKWQHLSMCASAINEDALEEGLMFDGSSIAGWKEINESDMILKPDLDSVYIDPFSATPMMVIICDIVEPSDGSLYSRDPRSCAKRAEEYLKTTGIGDTIYVGPEPEFFMFDDVKFYDGYDGSGFKLDDIELPGNTNREYEGGNMGHRPRAKGGYFPVPPVDTTMDVRAEMVSTLLEMGLPMDKHHHEVAAAQHELGLTFGKLVETADRVQVYKYVVQQVAHAYGKTATFMPKPIKEDNGSGMHTHMSIWKGGKPTFAGNGYAGLSETCLFYIGGVIKHAKALNAFTNPTTNSYKRLVPGFEAPVLLAYSGRNRSASCRIPYGAGEKAKRVEFRFPDPLANPYLAFAALLMAGIDGIQNKIHPGDAMDKNLYDLPPVELAKVPTVCGSLREALLALDADHDFLLKGDVFTKDQIDAYCDLKWEEVIRFETTPAPVEYDMYYSS comes from the coding sequence ATGGCCAGTGCAAAGGACGTCCTGAAGCGTATCAAGGACGAGGAAATCGAATGGGTCGATGTCCGCTTCACGGACCCGCGCGGCAAGTGGCAGCATCTTTCGATGTGCGCCAGCGCGATCAACGAGGATGCGCTTGAAGAAGGCCTGATGTTCGACGGCTCGTCGATTGCCGGCTGGAAGGAAATCAACGAATCCGACATGATCCTCAAGCCGGATCTCGATTCCGTCTATATCGATCCGTTCTCCGCCACCCCGATGATGGTCATCATCTGCGACATCGTGGAACCGTCGGATGGCTCGCTCTATTCGCGCGACCCGCGTTCCTGCGCCAAGCGCGCCGAGGAATACCTCAAGACCACCGGCATCGGCGACACCATCTATGTCGGGCCGGAGCCGGAATTCTTCATGTTCGACGACGTGAAGTTCTATGACGGCTATGACGGTTCAGGCTTCAAGCTCGACGATATCGAGCTGCCGGGCAACACCAACCGCGAATATGAAGGCGGCAACATGGGCCACCGCCCGCGCGCCAAGGGCGGCTACTTCCCGGTTCCGCCGGTCGACACCACCATGGATGTCCGCGCCGAGATGGTTTCGACCCTGCTCGAAATGGGCCTGCCGATGGACAAGCACCACCACGAGGTGGCCGCCGCGCAGCACGAACTGGGCCTCACCTTCGGCAAGCTGGTGGAAACCGCCGACCGCGTGCAGGTCTACAAATATGTCGTGCAGCAGGTCGCCCATGCCTATGGCAAGACCGCGACCTTCATGCCGAAGCCGATCAAGGAAGACAACGGCTCGGGCATGCACACCCACATGTCGATCTGGAAGGGCGGCAAGCCGACCTTCGCCGGCAATGGCTATGCGGGCCTGTCCGAAACCTGCCTGTTCTACATCGGCGGCGTCATCAAGCACGCCAAGGCGCTCAACGCCTTCACCAACCCGACGACCAACAGCTACAAGCGCCTGGTCCCGGGCTTCGAAGCGCCGGTCCTGCTGGCCTATTCGGGCCGCAACCGCTCCGCTTCCTGCCGTATCCCCTACGGCGCCGGAGAAAAGGCGAAGCGCGTGGAGTTCCGCTTCCCCGATCCGCTGGCCAATCCCTATCTCGCCTTCGCCGCCCTGCTGATGGCGGGCATCGACGGCATCCAGAACAAGATTCATCCGGGCGACGCCATGGACAAGAATCTGTACGACCTGCCGCCGGTGGAACTGGCCAAGGTGCCGACCGTGTGCGGCTCGCTACGCGAAGCCCTGCTAGCGCTCGACGCCGACCACGACTTCCTGCTCAAGGGCGACGTGTTCACCAAGGACCAGATCGACGCCTATTGCGATCTGAAGTGGGAAGAAGTGATCCGCTTCGAAACCACTCCGGCCCCGGTCGAATACGATATGTATTACAGCTCCTGA
- a CDS encoding P-II family nitrogen regulator, whose translation MKKIEAIIKPFKLDEVKEALHEVGVSGITVTEAKGFGRQKGHTELYRGAEYVVDFLPKVKLEVVVSDTIAERVVEAIAAAAQTGRIGDGKIFITAIESAIRIRTGERDDDAL comes from the coding sequence GTGAAGAAGATTGAGGCGATCATCAAGCCATTCAAGCTGGACGAGGTCAAGGAAGCGCTTCACGAAGTCGGCGTGTCGGGAATCACGGTGACCGAGGCCAAGGGCTTCGGCCGTCAGAAGGGGCACACCGAACTCTATCGCGGCGCCGAATATGTGGTGGATTTCCTGCCCAAGGTTAAGCTGGAAGTCGTAGTCAGCGACACCATCGCCGAGCGCGTGGTGGAAGCGATTGCCGCGGCCGCCCAGACCGGCCGGATCGGCGACGGCAAGATCTTCATCACCGCCATCGAATCCGCAATTCGCATCCGTACGGGCGAGCGCGACGACGACGCACTCTAG
- the map gene encoding type I methionyl aminopeptidase, translated as MSEYQIISEGETVLRDGSIKLHGPDGFEGMRRAGRLAAEILDAMVPLVQPGVTTAELDDVVRQMTLDGGGVPATLGYRGYAHSCCISINHVVCHGIPSDKALKDGDIVNIDVTPLLDGWHGDSSRMYLVGDVPLKARRLVDVTYECLMLGIEQARPGNRLGDIGAAIQAHAEKYRYGIVREFCGHGLGRLFHDAPEVVHAAKAGTGPELRPGMFFTIEPMINLGKPWCKMLSDGWTAVTRDKSLSAQFEHSIGITEDGHEIFTKSPKGLDQPPYMA; from the coding sequence ATGAGCGAATATCAGATCATAAGCGAAGGCGAGACTGTCCTGCGTGACGGCTCGATCAAACTGCACGGCCCGGACGGGTTCGAAGGGATGCGCCGGGCCGGGCGGCTCGCGGCTGAAATTCTGGATGCGATGGTGCCGCTGGTCCAGCCGGGCGTGACCACGGCGGAACTGGACGATGTGGTGCGCCAGATGACCCTGGATGGCGGGGGCGTGCCGGCAACGCTCGGCTATCGCGGCTATGCGCATAGCTGCTGCATCTCGATCAACCATGTAGTGTGCCACGGCATCCCCTCGGACAAGGCGCTGAAGGACGGCGACATCGTGAATATCGACGTCACGCCCCTGCTGGACGGCTGGCATGGCGACAGCAGCCGGATGTATCTGGTGGGCGATGTGCCGCTGAAGGCGCGCCGCCTGGTCGACGTCACCTACGAATGCCTGATGCTGGGCATCGAGCAGGCGAGGCCGGGCAACCGGCTGGGCGATATCGGCGCGGCGATCCAGGCCCATGCCGAAAAATACCGCTACGGCATCGTGCGCGAATTCTGCGGCCACGGGCTGGGGCGGCTGTTCCACGATGCGCCCGAAGTGGTCCATGCGGCCAAGGCCGGCACCGGCCCCGAGCTGCGTCCGGGCATGTTCTTCACCATCGAGCCGATGATCAATCTCGGCAAGCCGTGGTGCAAGATGTTGAGCGACGGCTGGACCGCCGTGACCCGCGATAAGTCGCTTTCTGCGCAGTTTGAGCACTCGATAGGTATCACCGAGGACGGGCACGAGATTTTCACGAAAAGCCCGAAAGGGCTGGATCAGCCACCTTATATGGCGTGA
- a CDS encoding DUF3298 and DUF4163 domain-containing protein: protein MPQRIDLREGKSYHARLWLAVAGALMLASCGTDSGADVADDASPAVGATAAAASGDVDATAKASAGAGGARKVDEENELFSFVYSYPAAAGDIPRLKASLDARLEEERGKLDKDARQFKQEAAADGFPYRAYANQTDWAVVADLPGWLSLSAEKYSYTGGAHGMTVFDSLLWDRQAQVERAPLSLFLSRDALEAAIKPAFCEELDRQRVKKRGVEFDRANPGMFDECIGLASTTVLLGSANRKTFDRVGFLIPPYEAGPYAEGAYEVILPVSEAILRAVKPEFRGSFTVSR, encoded by the coding sequence ATGCCGCAGCGAATCGATCTTCGCGAGGGGAAATCGTATCATGCCCGCCTTTGGCTGGCGGTGGCTGGCGCGCTGATGCTTGCGTCTTGCGGGACGGACAGCGGCGCCGATGTCGCGGATGACGCTTCTCCAGCCGTGGGCGCTACCGCCGCCGCCGCTTCCGGCGATGTGGATGCCACCGCGAAAGCATCCGCCGGGGCGGGGGGCGCCCGCAAGGTCGACGAAGAGAACGAATTGTTCTCCTTCGTTTATTCCTATCCGGCGGCCGCGGGCGATATTCCCCGATTGAAGGCCTCGCTGGATGCCCGGCTGGAAGAGGAACGGGGCAAGCTCGACAAGGACGCCCGGCAATTCAAGCAGGAAGCGGCGGCGGACGGCTTCCCCTATCGCGCCTATGCCAACCAGACCGACTGGGCGGTGGTGGCCGACCTTCCGGGCTGGCTCAGCCTGTCGGCGGAGAAATATTCCTATACCGGCGGCGCGCATGGAATGACCGTGTTCGATTCGCTGCTGTGGGACAGGCAGGCGCAGGTGGAGCGTGCGCCGCTCTCGCTGTTCCTCTCGCGCGATGCGCTGGAAGCGGCGATCAAGCCCGCCTTCTGCGAAGAGCTGGATCGGCAGCGCGTAAAGAAGCGGGGCGTCGAGTTCGACCGGGCCAATCCCGGGATGTTCGACGAATGCATCGGACTGGCCTCCACCACCGTCCTGCTCGGCTCCGCCAATCGCAAGACGTTCGACCGGGTCGGTTTCCTGATCCCGCCCTATGAAGCCGGGCCTTATGCGGAAGGCGCCTATGAAGTGATCTTGCCGGTCAGCGAGGCGATCCTGCGGGCGGTGAAACCGGAATTTCGCGGCAGCTTCACCGTTTCGCGTTGA
- a CDS encoding SH3 domain-containing protein, translating into MTDQPSEIGGTQPLGPFALSGPVARPETRGLPVRGDLAHIGLAGKYFVPHYAVPSPRRVLAGGATLRASGREDGEILGNLAAGEVFEVLDIAGNWAWGSCGPDGPVGYVALHLLEGHSE; encoded by the coding sequence GTGACAGATCAGCCATCCGAAATCGGCGGGACGCAGCCGCTGGGGCCGTTTGCGCTATCCGGGCCGGTGGCGAGGCCGGAGACGCGGGGCCTGCCCGTGCGCGGCGATCTTGCGCATATCGGGCTGGCGGGGAAATATTTCGTGCCGCATTATGCCGTGCCATCCCCTCGCCGGGTGCTCGCGGGTGGAGCGACACTGCGCGCGTCCGGGCGCGAGGATGGCGAAATCCTGGGAAATCTGGCCGCTGGCGAGGTGTTCGAAGTGCTGGACATAGCGGGCAATTGGGCGTGGGGCAGTTGCGGGCCGGATGGGCCTGTCGGCTATGTGGCGCTGCACCTGCTTGAAGGACACTCGGAATGA
- the ccmA gene encoding heme ABC exporter ATP-binding protein CcmA, with product MQACRLAATDLACRRGDRVLFTHIGFALEPGDALHVAGANGIGKSSLIRILAGLLRPFAGQVDRAGDIALLDERSALDLQLPLRRALDFWLRIDARESVESVLARLHLEELADVPVRYLSTGQRKRSAMARLVGQQAHIWLLDEPFSGLDENSRALIEDLCAGHIASGGIAVIASHQPFRLHNIRQLDLAEFVA from the coding sequence ATGCAAGCCTGCCGCCTAGCCGCGACCGATCTCGCCTGCCGCCGCGGCGACCGCGTGTTGTTCACGCATATCGGCTTCGCGCTCGAACCGGGCGATGCGCTCCACGTCGCGGGTGCGAACGGGATCGGCAAGTCCAGCCTGATCCGCATCCTCGCAGGATTGTTGCGCCCCTTCGCGGGCCAGGTGGATCGGGCCGGAGACATAGCCCTGCTGGACGAGCGCTCCGCGCTCGATCTCCAGCTTCCGTTGCGGCGGGCGCTGGACTTCTGGCTGCGCATCGACGCGCGGGAAAGCGTGGAGAGCGTGCTTGCGCGCCTGCATCTGGAAGAGCTGGCCGACGTGCCGGTGCGTTATCTTTCGACCGGCCAGCGCAAGCGGAGCGCGATGGCGCGGCTTGTGGGCCAGCAAGCCCACATCTGGCTGCTCGATGAGCCATTCAGCGGCCTCGACGAGAACAGCCGAGCGCTGATCGAGGATTTGTGCGCGGGGCACATCGCAAGCGGCGGAATCGCGGTCATCGCCTCGCACCAGCCCTTCCGCCTGCACAATATCCGTCAGCTGGATCTGGCGGAGTTCGTCGCATGA
- the argC gene encoding N-acetyl-gamma-glutamyl-phosphate reductase, with translation MSKTVFIDGAVGTTGLEIAERLSGRAEFTILSLDEARRKDDAARKEALNAADFVILCLPDDAARAAVAMIDNPQVRVIDASSAHRVADGWTFGFPELIGAELVARATRVSNPGCYPTGFLALVAPLVRAGLLPADWPYTVNAVSGYSGGGKALIERFETDGDIAFRAYGLTLDHKHLPEMQIHAGLVHAPVFAPSVVPAHRGMVVEVPLPLAAIEGAADVAALRAALTEFYAGSPIVTVHEGPESELLLRRSGAPTDRLELYVFGSPEGTQARLIALLDNLGKGASGAAVQSLNLMAGLPETTGLRL, from the coding sequence ATGAGCAAGACCGTCTTCATCGATGGCGCCGTCGGAACGACCGGCCTGGAAATCGCGGAACGGCTCTCGGGCCGCGCGGAGTTCACCATCCTGTCGCTGGACGAGGCGCGGCGCAAGGATGATGCGGCCCGCAAGGAAGCGCTCAACGCCGCGGATTTCGTGATCCTCTGCCTGCCGGACGATGCCGCCCGGGCCGCCGTGGCGATGATCGACAATCCGCAGGTCCGCGTAATCGACGCGTCGAGCGCGCATCGCGTGGCCGATGGCTGGACCTTCGGCTTTCCCGAGCTGATCGGAGCGGAGCTGGTCGCCCGGGCCACGCGGGTCAGCAATCCGGGCTGCTATCCGACCGGCTTCCTCGCCCTTGTCGCGCCGCTGGTGCGGGCCGGGCTGCTGCCCGCCGACTGGCCCTATACGGTGAACGCGGTGTCCGGCTATTCGGGCGGCGGCAAGGCGCTGATCGAGCGGTTCGAGACGGACGGCGACATCGCCTTCCGCGCCTACGGCCTGACGCTGGACCACAAGCATCTGCCGGAAATGCAGATTCATGCCGGGCTGGTCCACGCCCCGGTCTTCGCGCCGTCGGTGGTTCCCGCGCATCGCGGCATGGTGGTGGAAGTGCCCCTTCCCCTGGCCGCGATCGAGGGGGCGGCGGATGTCGCGGCGCTTCGCGCGGCCTTGACGGAATTCTATGCGGGCAGCCCGATCGTGACCGTGCATGAAGGCCCCGAAAGCGAATTGCTGCTGCGGCGCTCCGGCGCGCCGACCGACCGGCTGGAGCTTTATGTCTTCGGGTCGCCGGAAGGCACGCAGGCCCGGCTGATCGCCCTGCTGGACAATCTCGGAAAAGGGGCGAGCGGGGCCGCCGTGCAATCGCTCAACCTGATGGCGGGGCTGCCCGAAACCACGGGCCTGCGCCTGTGA
- a CDS encoding lysozyme has translation MENLLIVLLRLLGLVPAPTPAGPGSTASPDSAPADRGLPADPAPATGPVSHPIPSPRAIGRAGIDLIKRFEGCAKRRADGRYEAYPDPATGAAPWTIGWGATGAGIGPGTVWDQAQCDARLATDLIRYAREVDHAIGDAPTSQNQFDALVSFHYNTGAIHRATLTRKHRSGDYSGAQAEFARWVHAGGRIMNGLVRRREAEARLYSRA, from the coding sequence ATGGAAAACCTCCTGATTGTCCTGCTGCGGCTGCTGGGCCTGGTTCCCGCACCCACCCCCGCCGGCCCGGGCTCTACGGCAAGTCCGGATTCCGCTCCGGCCGACCGCGGGCTTCCTGCCGATCCTGCGCCTGCTACCGGACCGGTTTCCCACCCGATTCCCTCGCCCCGCGCGATCGGGCGAGCCGGGATCGATCTCATCAAGCGGTTCGAGGGATGCGCGAAACGCAGGGCCGACGGCCGTTATGAAGCCTATCCCGATCCGGCAACCGGCGCCGCGCCCTGGACTATCGGCTGGGGCGCCACCGGCGCGGGCATCGGCCCGGGCACCGTCTGGGACCAGGCGCAATGCGATGCGAGGCTGGCCACGGACCTGATCCGCTATGCGCGCGAAGTCGACCACGCCATCGGCGATGCGCCGACCAGCCAGAACCAGTTCGATGCGCTGGTGAGCTTCCATTACAACACCGGGGCGATCCATCGGGCTACCCTCACCCGCAAGCATCGCTCCGGCGATTACAGCGGCGCGCAAGCCGAGTTCGCGCGCTGGGTCCATGCCGGCGGCAGGATCATGAACGGGCTGGTCCGCCGCCGCGAGGCGGAAGCCCGGCTCTATTCCCGCGCCTGA
- a CDS encoding putative bifunctional diguanylate cyclase/phosphodiesterase, with protein MASETSPISNISCRADSAALEGLQAAKEAADRAEKRLRAAIDALPEGIVFLDEEGRYILWNQRYAEIYAKSADLLEPGVRLADTLRIGVQRGDYPEAAGREEEWLTHRLSLLNNPGMRHEQLLSNGRWIMIEERKTDDGGTIGLRVDITDLKEREESFRLLFEGNPVPLVVYDPRTETIRAANAAAAEHFGYPIGEMEGLAAHALFAEDEWEEAQALLATNCSEKDRFWRQRARDGSQLESVLFTRQSVLAGERATIVSIFDVTERRRVEARMAYMARHDEMTGLANRAHCRERLHGLLAPENSPESVTIALVDLDHFKAVNDTYGHLVGDALLAEAAYRMQALIPKRALLCRIGGDEFAIIFRKASGDQVDLVAKSIAVSLGTPFFIGDHSLHIGATIGIACAPRDSSDPETLLRYADLALYACKASHRGSHRWFQPAMDVAAQERSRLENDFRDAVHKGDLEVHYQPLINLENGEVEGYEALLRWNHPSHGAVSPEVFIPLAEEMGLIDTVGQYVLQTACREARDWPPNVNLSVNVSPLQFRSGNLLNTVLQALSASGLAPERLELEITEAVLMDKGPRSSSIIRSLRALGVGLSMDDFGTGYSSLRYLLSYPFTKIKIDKSFILSLQEEDNSRAVIRAVIGLSKSLGLTVTAEGIEHEAVRDYLREEGCTQGQGYLFGKARPAAELGLFDAGRNAA; from the coding sequence GTGGCGTCGGAGACAAGTCCAATTTCCAATATTTCCTGCCGGGCGGATAGCGCTGCCCTGGAAGGGTTGCAGGCGGCGAAGGAAGCGGCGGACCGGGCGGAAAAGCGATTGCGTGCGGCAATCGACGCGCTGCCGGAAGGGATCGTCTTTCTCGACGAGGAAGGCCGCTACATCCTGTGGAACCAGCGCTATGCGGAAATCTACGCGAAATCCGCCGATCTGCTGGAGCCGGGGGTGCGCCTGGCGGACACGCTGAGGATCGGGGTGCAACGCGGCGATTATCCGGAGGCCGCGGGCCGGGAAGAGGAATGGCTGACCCACCGCCTGTCCCTTCTGAACAACCCGGGGATGCGGCACGAGCAGCTTCTCTCCAATGGCCGCTGGATCATGATCGAGGAGCGCAAGACGGACGATGGCGGGACCATCGGCCTGCGCGTCGACATCACCGATCTCAAGGAGCGGGAGGAATCCTTCCGTCTGCTGTTCGAAGGCAATCCGGTTCCGCTGGTCGTCTACGATCCGCGAACCGAAACGATCCGCGCGGCGAATGCCGCCGCGGCGGAACATTTCGGCTATCCCATCGGCGAGATGGAAGGCCTGGCCGCGCACGCCTTGTTCGCCGAGGACGAGTGGGAGGAAGCGCAGGCCCTGCTTGCCACCAACTGCTCCGAGAAGGACAGGTTCTGGCGCCAGCGCGCGCGCGACGGTTCCCAGCTCGAATCCGTGCTGTTCACGCGCCAGTCGGTGCTGGCGGGGGAACGGGCGACGATCGTTTCGATCTTCGACGTTACCGAGCGCCGCCGGGTCGAAGCCAGGATGGCTTATATGGCGCGGCATGACGAGATGACCGGCCTTGCCAATCGCGCGCATTGCCGCGAGCGGCTGCACGGCCTGCTGGCGCCGGAAAACTCGCCGGAGTCAGTCACTATCGCCCTTGTCGATCTCGATCATTTCAAGGCGGTCAACGACACCTACGGCCATCTCGTCGGCGATGCCCTGCTGGCCGAGGCCGCCTACCGGATGCAGGCCCTGATCCCGAAGCGGGCCTTGCTGTGCCGCATTGGCGGCGACGAATTCGCGATCATCTTCCGCAAGGCCAGCGGCGATCAGGTCGATCTGGTCGCCAAGTCTATCGCCGTTTCGCTCGGCACCCCCTTCTTCATCGGGGATCATTCGCTGCATATCGGGGCCACCATCGGCATCGCCTGCGCCCCGCGGGACAGTTCCGACCCGGAAACGCTGCTGCGCTACGCCGATCTCGCGCTTTATGCCTGCAAGGCGTCGCATCGCGGATCGCATCGCTGGTTCCAGCCGGCGATGGATGTCGCCGCGCAGGAGCGGTCCAGGCTGGAGAACGATTTCCGCGATGCCGTCCACAAGGGCGATCTGGAAGTCCACTACCAGCCGCTTATCAATCTCGAGAATGGCGAGGTGGAAGGCTATGAGGCGCTGCTGCGCTGGAACCATCCTTCCCATGGCGCGGTTTCGCCCGAAGTGTTCATCCCGCTGGCCGAGGAAATGGGCCTGATCGACACGGTTGGCCAATATGTCCTGCAGACCGCATGCCGCGAAGCGCGGGATTGGCCGCCGAATGTCAACCTCTCGGTCAATGTCTCGCCGTTGCAGTTCCGCAGCGGCAATCTTCTCAACACCGTGCTGCAGGCGCTCTCGGCCTCGGGCCTGGCGCCGGAGCGGCTGGAACTGGAGATCACCGAGGCGGTGCTGATGGACAAGGGGCCGCGCTCGTCCTCCATCATCCGCAGCCTGCGCGCCTTGGGCGTCGGCCTGTCGATGGACGATTTCGGCACCGGATACAGCTCGCTGCGCTATCTGCTGAGCTACCCCTTCACCAAGATCAAGATCGACAAGTCCTTCATCCTGAGCCTGCAGGAAGAGGACAATTCGCGCGCCGTCATCCGCGCGGTGATCGGCTTGAGCAAGAGCCTGGGCCTGACCGTGACGGCGGAAGGCATCGAGCACGAGGCGGTGCGGGATTATTTGCGCGAGGAGGGCTGCACGCAGGGGCAGGGCTATCTCTTCGGGAAGGCCCGGCCCGCTGCGGAACTCGGCCTGTTCGACGCGGGAAGAAACGCCGCCTGA
- a CDS encoding heme exporter protein CcmB — MIRVLLAIFLRDLARMLPGGRQGGTLLPLLFFLAVAMLYPFAVGPDAPLLARTGGGVIWVAALLAAILPLDRLVAPDLEQGFFDQWALRGVAEEATIAVRVAAHWLSFAPPLLLAALPASALLGLTGDALRTVLIGLLLGTPGLAAIGVTIAALTASLRSGAALAGLLLIPLALPLLVFGAGSLAPGGEDGLALTGAISLALLAIAPFAGGAAIRAARD; from the coding sequence ATGATCCGTGTGCTACTCGCCATCTTCCTGCGCGATCTTGCGCGCATGCTTCCGGGCGGCAGGCAAGGCGGAACCCTGCTGCCGCTGCTGTTTTTCCTGGCGGTGGCGATGCTCTATCCATTCGCGGTGGGGCCGGACGCGCCGCTCCTGGCCCGCACCGGCGGCGGGGTGATCTGGGTTGCGGCGCTGCTCGCGGCGATCCTGCCGCTCGACCGGCTGGTGGCGCCGGATCTGGAACAGGGTTTCTTCGATCAATGGGCGCTGCGCGGCGTGGCCGAAGAAGCCACCATCGCGGTGCGGGTCGCGGCCCATTGGCTCAGTTTCGCCCCGCCATTGCTGCTGGCCGCCCTTCCCGCCTCGGCCCTGCTGGGCCTGACCGGCGACGCGCTGCGAACCGTCCTGATCGGCCTGCTCCTCGGCACTCCCGGCCTGGCCGCCATCGGCGTCACCATTGCCGCGCTCACCGCCTCGTTGCGCAGCGGAGCGGCGCTTGCGGGGCTGCTGCTCATACCGCTCGCCCTACCGCTGCTGGTGTTCGGCGCGGGAAGCCTCGCGCCAGGCGGCGAGGACGGGCTGGCCCTGACCGGGGCGATCAGCCTCGCGCTGCTGGCCATCGCCCCCTTCGCGGGCGGAGCCGCGATCCGCGCCGCGCGGGATTGA
- a CDS encoding 4a-hydroxytetrahydrobiopterin dehydratase, giving the protein MAIAQLTETERDEALAGLPGWTLLAERPAIFRDFAFRDFSEAFAFMTRVALLAESQDHHPEWSNVYNRVHILLTTHDAGGLSARDIRLARVIDALL; this is encoded by the coding sequence ATGGCCATAGCCCAATTGACCGAGACAGAACGCGATGAGGCGCTCGCAGGCTTGCCCGGCTGGACATTGCTGGCCGAACGTCCTGCGATTTTCCGTGACTTCGCCTTTCGCGATTTCAGCGAGGCATTCGCCTTCATGACGCGGGTTGCGCTGCTCGCGGAAAGCCAGGATCACCATCCGGAGTGGTCGAACGTCTATAACAGGGTGCATATCCTGCTCACCACGCATGACGCAGGCGGCCTATCGGCGCGCGACATCAGGCTGGCCCGGGTCATCGACGCCCTGCTCTGA
- a CDS encoding leucyl aminopeptidase family protein: MSDKHALIQPNRGQKAISIHLVDKSGFAQWAKRLSPLQRAALEGQKFKGEGYEVGIVPDGDGWFAVGGVADTQSLSSWCMARLAEILPAGTYVLAEGEPGPALIGWQTAQYRFTRYREPKEPTGPRILLTGEPAAVGPALAEAAAIARVRDLVNTPAQDMGPAELEAEAEALAKKYRAQLTVTKGDALEQDYPMVHAVGRAAGRSHAPRMIELAWGDAQAPRVALVGKGVCFDSGGLDIKPASGMLLMKKDMGGAAHVLALAGLIMETGLRVRLQVLMPAVENAIAGNAFRPGDILASRKGLSVEIGNTDAEGRLVLADALARACEEKPELILDFATLTGAARVALGPDLPALMARSDDTAEALRAAGDGHDDPLWRLPLHQPYGDYLKSEIADLNNASATPFAGTIIAGLFLERFVEEGIDWAHFDTFAWRPSAKPGRPAGGEALGLRAAWHMLLRRYG; encoded by the coding sequence ATGTCCGACAAACACGCACTTATCCAGCCGAATCGGGGCCAGAAGGCCATTTCGATCCATCTCGTCGACAAGTCCGGCTTTGCCCAATGGGCGAAGCGCCTTTCCCCGCTCCAGCGCGCCGCGCTGGAAGGGCAGAAATTCAAGGGAGAGGGCTATGAGGTCGGCATCGTGCCGGATGGCGACGGCTGGTTCGCGGTCGGCGGCGTGGCCGACACGCAATCGCTTTCAAGCTGGTGCATGGCCCGGCTGGCCGAAATCCTCCCCGCCGGAACCTATGTCCTCGCGGAAGGGGAGCCTGGCCCCGCGCTGATCGGCTGGCAGACAGCCCAGTATCGCTTCACGCGCTATCGCGAGCCCAAGGAACCGACAGGCCCGCGCATCCTGCTGACCGGCGAACCGGCGGCGGTCGGGCCGGCGCTGGCGGAAGCCGCCGCCATCGCCAGGGTGCGCGATCTGGTGAACACGCCCGCGCAGGACATGGGGCCAGCGGAACTGGAAGCCGAGGCGGAAGCGCTCGCGAAGAAATACCGCGCGCAACTCACCGTGACCAAGGGCGATGCGCTGGAGCAGGATTATCCGATGGTCCATGCGGTCGGTCGGGCGGCGGGCCGGTCCCACGCGCCGCGCATGATCGAACTGGCATGGGGCGATGCGCAGGCGCCACGCGTAGCGCTCGTCGGAAAGGGCGTCTGCTTCGATTCCGGCGGCCTCGACATCAAGCCCGCGTCCGGCATGCTGCTGATGAAGAAGGACATGGGCGGCGCGGCTCATGTTCTGGCGCTGGCCGGATTGATTATGGAAACCGGCCTGCGGGTGCGGCTGCAGGTGCTGATGCCCGCCGTGGAGAATGCGATTGCCGGCAATGCCTTCCGCCCGGGCGACATCCTCGCATCGCGCAAGGGGCTGAGCGTCGAAATCGGCAATACCGACGCGGAGGGGCGGCTGGTCCTGGCCGATGCGCTGGCCCGCGCCTGCGAGGAAAAGCCGGAGCTGATCCTCGATTTCGCGACTCTCACCGGCGCGGCCCGCGTGGCCCTGGGGCCGGACCTGCCCGCGCTGATGGCGCGCAGCGACGACACGGCGGAGGCATTGCGCGCGGCTGGGGACGGCCATGACGATCCGCTATGGCGCCTGCCCCTGCACCAGCCCTATGGCGATTATCTCAAATCGGAAATCGCCGATCTCAACAATGCATCGGCCACGCCCTTCGCCGGCACCATCATCGCCGGGCTGTTCCTCGAAAGATTCGTGGAGGAAGGGATAGACTGGGCGCATTTCGACACCTTCGCATGGCGTCCTTCGGCAAAGCCCGGACGGCCCGCCGGGGGCGAAGCGCTGGGCCTGCGCGCGGCCTGGCACATGCTGCTGCGCCGCTATGGCTGA